The Capsicum annuum cultivar UCD-10X-F1 chromosome 3, UCD10Xv1.1, whole genome shotgun sequence genomic sequence AGAATGGATTGGAGTAGAACAATGTACCAAGAAATCAGGCCAGTAGTCATGATCAGGATTGAAATGGGGTCGGATTCCATTTGTCCATGGCGAAGATTGATTTGGCCAAGCACTAATAACTGCCTCATGATTAAGCCTCAGAAGCAGCCTCCCTTTTTCATCAGCTTTACTACTGCCACTGTACTCTTCACTAGTGACAAATTctgttgctgctgctgctgctgctggcAGTACTTTCTGTTCAACTGTTTCTTCATAATACTCATCAAAGTTCCAATTCAGTGCTTCCCTTGCCATGTCCAATTCAGGATCCAAATGACAAGCAACAGCTTCTCTCATCTCTTCGtcttcaacttcaattttaatcGACTTGTTATCTTCAACAGCATCGTTTGATAACCGAGTTCTCTCTTGATCTTCTTCGCCTAACAAGCTTTCAACATCGGCTGCGAATTCAGCAAGCTCAATATCGGATGAAAGAAATTCAGGGAGGTTCAAACCATCGCATGCATCTTCGCCGTTCAGCAGCATGTCCAAGTGATCCGTAATAGTTGCAGTTTCATCAGGCACAGTGCACAGTTCTGCCTCGAATGAATCGAAAACGGGAACCTGATAAAGAAGCTGTTCTTCATTTTCGAATTCATTTTCATCTGGTGAGTTCTCTTCACTGCCAATTTCTGGAACCCGATTCTCCTCGGCCTTTTTCCCTCTCCCGATTTGCGCCTTCTTTCCATTTCTAGGCGTTCTAGCTTTTCGAGTAAAGCCCTGGTGCCAACAAGGCTGATGTGTTTGGTCGACGAATTTGGTGACAGTAGATTTGTTAGAAGATGTTTCAAGACGAACACGTTCATGACGACTAGCCAACTGGTTAGCCGAATGGACCGAAACATCGCACGATTGACAAAGAAAAGCATCATCAGCTGGACAAAACCAGCGTGCCCTCTTTGATAAACAGCTATCACAAGCTCTAGCTGTCTTTCCTCCAATAGCATTCGCAGTCTTGCTTTCACTAGTCATCATTTACAAGtacttatatttaattttattaaaataggaaTCGGTATCTAGCACAAAGAAAAGAGGAATGATATGAGAACGAAATCCTAAtttcaaaaaggaaaagaaaggagATCGAATATGGTGGAACCTGTACAGGCTTATTTGGATTATTTAGCCTTGGTACGAAAACTTACTACTAAGTAATTACATTCGAGTGAATTTGAACAAGCCCCCAAAAACTAAGTGAAACAgtagtacaatatatataaagGACTGTTAGGGACTAATATGGTTATACACTTATAGTTGGTAGTGCAATAATTGTTCATTGAGTGTGCCCACAACATCCCTTTTGCTACTACACTTGTTGTTTCGACTTGTTGAGCCCGGCCATGCACTTTTggctaatatgaagaaaataagattaagctcttttggGTCCCATAAATGGTTCTATCTGAGTTTTTATTGGTTGAATTTATGAAATCCATCTCAAACACAGCATTCTCATTGGTTAAAGGTCCATATTTAGGATTCTCATGGGACCTCTTTGTAATATGTGAATGAAGAAGACCTTGTGTTGGTGTAATTTATGACACTTTTGTCTCTGTAGTTCACTTATTATTTCagttacaaaaaattttaaaaacttccTTTGTGGTCCCTTTTgtctctttcaacttcttcatctCCCATAAGTGGCTTGCTTATCTGATGTTTGCTTATGTGTGTTTTATGAGACAATCTGAGCCATTGTTCTCCTCCACTTGATCCATTAGTGGATGTTGATTGATTAAGAAAAATGccctcaaatttttttttttacagtgtaattttgtttttgtgtgttaaaaatctaaaatatatataaaaaaattctgGAAACAGACATACTCATAATGGCCCATGCATGGAGTAGTACTCTTGTGGTAAGAATTCAAGAAACGGAATTTTGATAACCAGATCCACAAATTTTTACACGCAACAGACAAAGACATGCATATCAGAACATATTTTAGGCTTAAAATACATGGTCAGCTTGTTAAGCTCGACAACAAATTTCATTTAGTCACTTGAATTATTGTTTCTTTCAATCGAGCAtctgaacacataataaaatatttcaaattacataccttggattaaaattttgtgaaaattttgcACGTGTTTTCAAGAGTCTATTAGGTGTATTTAAATTAACCACATAAAATATTTCATCTACTTTAATTAAACGCATCAACCTCAGTTAGAAACGTCTTGAACTTTACAACTTATTAAGATGAATACATATAATTGGAACCAAAAGTGTCTAATTGGAACAATCTATCATATGTTAGTTGCTCAATTGAAACATATCATAACTCCGGTGTTTAGATAAAATCTGATGAAAAGTTAAGTGTCTTCCTATGTATTATGCTGAAATATTATGTAAAATGCTGCTGGGAAGGGAAC encodes the following:
- the LOC107861905 gene encoding zinc finger protein CONSTANS-LIKE 8 codes for the protein MMTSESKTANAIGGKTARACDSCLSKRARWFCPADDAFLCQSCDVSVHSANQLASRHERVRLETSSNKSTVTKFVDQTHQPCWHQGFTRKARTPRNGKKAQIGRGKKAEENRVPEIGSEENSPDENEFENEEQLLYQVPVFDSFEAELCTVPDETATITDHLDMLLNGEDACDGLNLPEFLSSDIELAEFAADVESLLGEEDQERTRLSNDAVEDNKSIKIEVEDEEMREAVACHLDPELDMAREALNWNFDEYYEETVEQKVLPAAAAAATEFVTSEEYSGSSKADEKGRLLLRLNHEAVISAWPNQSSPWTNGIRPHFNPDHDYWPDFLETSGDHQGYYGGHVRSGDGGREARVSRYREKRRTRLFSKKIRYEVRKLNAEKRPRLKGRFIKRTSSSFSTPGFPYLMNKR